Proteins encoded together in one Falco peregrinus isolate bFalPer1 chromosome 2, bFalPer1.pri, whole genome shotgun sequence window:
- the KCTD7 gene encoding BTB/POZ domain-containing protein KCTD7 isoform X2, producing MVVVTGQNKVSGNPDDAMSSSDAEDDFQEPATPTATQAGQALPLLPQQFPEVVPLNVGGMYFTTRLSTLRRYEDTMLAAMFSGRHYIPTDAEGRYFIDRDGTYFGDILNFLRSGDLPPRERVRSVYKEAQYYSIGPLLDNLEDIQPLKGEKVRQAFLGLMPYYKDHLERIIEIAKLRAMQRKARFAKLKVCVFKEEMPITPYECPHFNSLRFERSESETKLFEHHCEVDVSFGPWEAVADVYDLLHCIVTDLSDRGITVDHQCIGVCDKHLINHYYCKRPIYEFKITW from the exons ATGGTGGTAGTTACGGGGCAGAACAAAGTGAGTGGGAACCCGGATGATGCCATGTCGAGCTCGGATGCGGAGGATGATTTCCAAGAGCCGGCCACTCCTACCGCAACCCAGGCGGGACAAGCGCTACCTCTGCTGCCTCAGCAG TTTCCAGAAGTTGTTCCACTAAACGTAGGAGGCATGTATTTTACAACAAGACTGTCAACACTGAGACGTTATGAGGACACAATGTTGGCAGCTATGTTTAGTGGAAGACACTATATTCCAACAGATGCTGAAGGCAGATACTTTATTGACAGAGATGGAACCTACTTTGG AGACATACTTAACTTCTTGCGGTCTGGTGACCTGCCACCAAGAGAACGAGTGAGGTCAGTTTACAAGGAAGCTCAGTATTATTCCATAGGACCATTGCTAGACAATCTAGAGGATATTCAGcctctgaaaggagaaaaagttagACAAGCTTTCCTGGGCCTAATGCCATATTACAAAG atcattTGGAGCGGATAATTGAAATAGCAAAGCTTAGAGctatgcaaagaaaagcaagatttgCAAAATTGAAGGTCTGTGTCTTCAAAGAAGAGATGCCGATCACTCCCTATGAATGCCCACATTTCAATTCTTTACGTTTTGAAAGGAGTGAAAGCGAGACAAAGCTATTTGAACATCACTGCGAAGTAGATGTATCTTTTGGCCCCTGGGAGGCTGTGGCTGATGTATATGATCTTCTGCACTGTATTGTGACAGACCTGTCTGACAGAGGGATAACTGTGGATCATCAGTGTATTGGTGTCTGTGATAAACACCTGATAAATCACTATTACTGCAAGCGTCCTATCTATGAATTCAAGATTACTTGGTG A
- the KCTD7 gene encoding BTB/POZ domain-containing protein KCTD7 isoform X1, with protein sequence MVVVTGQNKVSGNPDDAMSSSDAEDDFQEPATPTATQAGQALPLLPQQFPEVVPLNVGGMYFTTRLSTLRRYEDTMLAAMFSGRHYIPTDAEGRYFIDRDGTYFGDILNFLRSGDLPPRERVRSVYKEAQYYSIGPLLDNLEDIQPLKGEKVRQAFLGLMPYYKDHLERIIEIAKLRAMQRKARFAKLKVCVFKEEMPITPYECPHFNSLRFERSESETKLFEHHCEVDVSFGPWEAVADVYDLLHCIVTDLSDRGITVDHQCIGVCDKHLINHYYCKRPIYEFKITWW encoded by the exons ATGGTGGTAGTTACGGGGCAGAACAAAGTGAGTGGGAACCCGGATGATGCCATGTCGAGCTCGGATGCGGAGGATGATTTCCAAGAGCCGGCCACTCCTACCGCAACCCAGGCGGGACAAGCGCTACCTCTGCTGCCTCAGCAG TTTCCAGAAGTTGTTCCACTAAACGTAGGAGGCATGTATTTTACAACAAGACTGTCAACACTGAGACGTTATGAGGACACAATGTTGGCAGCTATGTTTAGTGGAAGACACTATATTCCAACAGATGCTGAAGGCAGATACTTTATTGACAGAGATGGAACCTACTTTGG AGACATACTTAACTTCTTGCGGTCTGGTGACCTGCCACCAAGAGAACGAGTGAGGTCAGTTTACAAGGAAGCTCAGTATTATTCCATAGGACCATTGCTAGACAATCTAGAGGATATTCAGcctctgaaaggagaaaaagttagACAAGCTTTCCTGGGCCTAATGCCATATTACAAAG atcattTGGAGCGGATAATTGAAATAGCAAAGCTTAGAGctatgcaaagaaaagcaagatttgCAAAATTGAAGGTCTGTGTCTTCAAAGAAGAGATGCCGATCACTCCCTATGAATGCCCACATTTCAATTCTTTACGTTTTGAAAGGAGTGAAAGCGAGACAAAGCTATTTGAACATCACTGCGAAGTAGATGTATCTTTTGGCCCCTGGGAGGCTGTGGCTGATGTATATGATCTTCTGCACTGTATTGTGACAGACCTGTCTGACAGAGGGATAACTGTGGATCATCAGTGTATTGGTGTCTGTGATAAACACCTGATAAATCACTATTACTGCAAGCGTCCTATCTATGAATTCAAGATTACTTGGTGGTGA